In Mangrovivirga cuniculi, the following proteins share a genomic window:
- a CDS encoding SprT-like domain-containing protein, whose amino-acid sequence MIEALKKKYASGRKTFEKYLPEPAVEYCFELWLTYSFRFKITKDRQSKLGDYRYDPGTKIHSVSVNHNLNKYQFLITYIHEVAHLAVHKKHGNSVSPHGQTWKKQFRELFLPVLNDTVFPDDIVRLLARHMKNPKASTHADANLSMALAAYDDNNEGITFLDAVPLGMNFIFRSKKYRKLETRRTRVVCLEVSSGKKYLINKVARVTTDS is encoded by the coding sequence ATGATTGAAGCCCTGAAAAAGAAATATGCTTCCGGTAGAAAAACTTTTGAAAAATATTTACCGGAGCCCGCTGTAGAATATTGCTTTGAACTCTGGCTTACTTATTCCTTTCGATTTAAGATCACTAAAGACAGACAAAGCAAACTGGGTGATTACAGGTATGACCCCGGCACCAAAATCCATTCGGTTTCAGTAAATCATAACCTAAACAAATATCAATTTCTGATCACTTACATTCACGAAGTTGCCCATCTGGCTGTGCATAAGAAGCATGGTAACAGTGTTTCTCCTCATGGTCAAACATGGAAAAAGCAATTTAGAGAACTTTTTTTACCGGTCTTGAATGACACAGTTTTTCCGGATGATATTGTAAGATTATTGGCAAGACATATGAAGAACCCTAAGGCATCTACTCATGCTGATGCAAATTTATCAATGGCTCTTGCTGCCTATGATGATAATAATGAGGGAATAACTTTTCTTGATGCCGTACCGTTAGGGATGAATTTTATATTCAGAAGTAAAAAATACCGCAAATTAGAAACCCGCAGAACTCGTGTGGTCTGTCTGGAGGTATCGAGTGGAAAAAAATACCTGATCAACAAAGTCGCAAGGGTAACAACAGACTCCTAA
- a CDS encoding gluconate 5-dehydrogenase, with translation MNLFDLKGKTALVTGATHGLGMAMAMGLGKAGATVVINGHSSQEKIDKAIEEYKKEGIDAKGYLFDVTKENQVIEYIGKIEKEVGPIDILVNNAGIIKRTPLAEMEVSEFEDVIKVDLVSPFIVSKAVIKGMISRGSGKIINICSMMTELGRNTVGAYAAAKGGLKMLTKNMATEWAKHNIQVNGIGPGYFATSQTAPIREDGHPFNDFIVNRTPAGKWGDPADLEGTAVFLSSKASDFVNGQIIYVDGGILATIGKPANEN, from the coding sequence ATGAATTTATTTGATCTCAAAGGAAAAACAGCGCTGGTTACCGGGGCAACTCACGGTTTAGGTATGGCGATGGCAATGGGGCTCGGGAAAGCTGGTGCCACTGTAGTTATCAATGGCCATTCCTCACAGGAGAAAATCGATAAGGCAATAGAAGAATATAAAAAGGAAGGCATAGATGCCAAAGGCTATCTTTTTGATGTCACCAAAGAAAATCAGGTTATTGAATATATCGGGAAGATTGAAAAGGAAGTAGGTCCAATCGATATTCTGGTAAATAATGCGGGTATTATTAAAAGAACGCCGCTTGCAGAAATGGAAGTTTCCGAATTTGAAGATGTGATCAAGGTTGACCTTGTCAGTCCGTTTATTGTATCCAAAGCAGTTATTAAGGGCATGATCTCAAGGGGTTCTGGTAAGATCATTAATATCTGCTCCATGATGACTGAATTAGGTCGAAATACGGTTGGTGCCTATGCAGCCGCGAAAGGTGGATTAAAAATGCTTACAAAAAATATGGCCACTGAATGGGCAAAACATAATATTCAGGTCAATGGTATCGGCCCGGGATATTTTGCTACGAGTCAGACTGCCCCGATCAGGGAAGATGGTCATCCATTCAATGATTTTATTGTTAATCGTACTCCTGCTGGTAAGTGGGGTGACCCTGCAGATCTTGAGGGTACAGCTGTCTTCCTGTCATCTAAGGCAAGTGATTTCGTCAATGGACAGATTATTTATGTCGATGGTGGAATATTGGCTACCATAGGAAAACCAGCGAATGAAAACTAA
- the era gene encoding GTPase Era, with protein MSKTNHKAGFVNIIGKPNVGKSTLMNALIGEKLSIITSKAQTTRHRIMGLLNGDDFQVVFSDTPGILKPQYELHKSMMGFVHTALEDADILLFVTDPFETLDDADQIIEKINNSDVPTFAVVNKTDLKKDDQVAKQIEHLQKHLKADKFFTVSALNSENVALLFDAILEQLPEHPAYYPKDEMSDRPERFFVEEIVREKIFLNYKKEVPYSSEVVCTDFEEDDDIIRIYVEIYVERKTQRAIIIGHNGESIKKVGMQSREDLERFFGKKVYLESYVRVEPDWRKKQNKLNKFGYNNQ; from the coding sequence ATGTCAAAAACTAATCACAAAGCCGGCTTTGTAAATATAATTGGGAAACCCAACGTAGGTAAATCAACCCTTATGAATGCGTTGATCGGAGAAAAATTATCGATCATCACTTCTAAGGCTCAAACAACCCGACATCGAATCATGGGTCTTCTCAATGGAGATGACTTCCAGGTGGTCTTCTCAGATACACCAGGAATCCTAAAACCTCAATACGAATTACATAAAAGCATGATGGGCTTTGTGCATACTGCCCTGGAAGATGCTGATATTCTATTATTTGTTACTGACCCATTTGAAACCCTCGATGACGCAGACCAGATAATAGAAAAGATCAATAATAGTGATGTTCCTACTTTTGCAGTGGTTAATAAGACTGACCTGAAAAAGGATGACCAGGTAGCAAAACAAATCGAACATCTCCAAAAACATCTTAAGGCAGATAAGTTTTTCACTGTTTCTGCATTAAATAGCGAAAATGTCGCATTATTATTTGATGCTATTTTAGAACAGCTTCCCGAACACCCTGCATATTATCCTAAGGATGAAATGTCAGACAGGCCTGAGCGTTTTTTCGTAGAAGAAATAGTCAGGGAAAAAATCTTCTTAAATTATAAGAAGGAAGTTCCTTACAGTTCTGAAGTCGTATGTACTGATTTTGAAGAAGATGATGATATCATCAGAATTTATGTGGAAATATACGTTGAGCGAAAAACACAACGTGCTATTATAATTGGCCACAATGGTGAATCAATCAAAAAAGTAGGAATGCAGTCAAGAGAAGATCTTGAAAGATTTTTTGGAAAGAAAGTATATTTAGAATCTTATGTCCGTGTAGAGCCAGACTGGCGTAAGAAGCAAAATAAATTGAATAAATTCGGATATAACAATCAATAA
- the der gene encoding ribosome biogenesis GTPase Der: protein MANIVAIVGRPNVGKSTLFNRLIEKKQAIMDDQPGVTRDRHYGFGHWTDKYFTVIDTGGYVTGSADQFEGEIRKQVKTAMEEASVIVFMVDSHVGMTDLDKEFANVVRETNKPVVVVANKADNLEYQMMANEFYALGITDEIFPISANSGSGTGDLLDHIISHFEEQGDENPHEGIPRIAILGRPNAGKSSFLNTITGNVRSIVNEEAGTTRDAVDTHYKMYGQNFILTDTAGIRRKSRVKENIEFYSVMRSIQALQDSDVCVVMVDATRGLESQDVNIISLAVKYGKGVMIMINKWDLVQDKSSNTAKEYADRIYERIGDLRYIPIIFTSVTEKQRIFQAMELAVKIFENKNRKIPTSKINDILLKEIEKTPPPATKGKYIKIKYITQLPSKTPSFAFFCNLPQYIKAPYQRFLENRIREKFEFTGVPLKIFFRKK from the coding sequence ATGGCAAATATAGTTGCAATAGTAGGACGACCTAATGTAGGTAAGTCGACTCTGTTCAATCGACTTATCGAAAAAAAGCAGGCCATTATGGATGATCAACCGGGTGTTACGCGTGATCGTCATTACGGTTTTGGGCACTGGACAGATAAATATTTTACAGTTATAGATACAGGCGGATATGTTACCGGTTCTGCAGATCAGTTTGAAGGCGAGATCCGGAAACAGGTAAAAACTGCGATGGAAGAAGCTTCTGTTATTGTTTTCATGGTTGACAGCCATGTCGGCATGACTGATCTTGATAAAGAGTTTGCTAATGTAGTCAGGGAAACTAACAAACCAGTAGTTGTTGTTGCAAATAAAGCCGATAACCTGGAATACCAGATGATGGCCAATGAGTTTTATGCTCTTGGAATAACTGATGAGATCTTTCCGATTTCTGCTAATAGTGGTTCTGGTACTGGAGATCTTCTTGATCATATTATCAGCCATTTTGAAGAGCAGGGGGATGAAAATCCGCATGAAGGTATTCCACGAATAGCAATATTAGGACGTCCCAACGCTGGTAAATCTTCTTTTCTTAATACTATCACAGGAAATGTAAGGAGTATTGTTAATGAAGAAGCAGGCACCACTCGTGATGCTGTTGACACTCACTATAAAATGTATGGGCAGAATTTCATTCTTACAGATACTGCCGGAATTAGAAGAAAATCACGTGTCAAAGAGAATATCGAGTTCTATTCTGTTATGAGATCAATACAAGCATTACAAGACAGTGATGTTTGCGTTGTAATGGTAGATGCAACTCGTGGATTAGAATCTCAGGATGTTAACATTATTTCTTTAGCAGTGAAATATGGAAAAGGGGTAATGATCATGATAAACAAATGGGATCTGGTTCAGGATAAGTCAAGTAATACGGCAAAAGAATATGCCGATAGAATTTATGAACGAATCGGAGATTTGAGATATATCCCAATAATATTTACTTCGGTAACTGAAAAACAACGTATTTTTCAGGCAATGGAGCTTGCCGTCAAAATATTTGAGAACAAAAACAGGAAAATTCCTACATCAAAAATTAACGATATTTTACTAAAAGAAATAGAAAAAACACCACCGCCGGCTACTAAAGGAAAGTATATAAAAATCAAATATATCACACAATTACCGTCTAAAACGCCATCTTTCGCGTTTTTCTGTAACTTACCGCAATACATCAAAGCTCCTTATCAAAGGTTCTTAGAAAATAGAATTCGTGAAAAGTTTGAATTTACTGGTGTTCCTTTAAAAATCTTTTTTAGGAAAAAATAA
- a CDS encoding T9SS type A sorting domain-containing protein — protein MKNLMMIIIIFLPLFGVAQQPTINWEKVDGASRNEIPYQVIQLADSSYLIVGWVNNFILNGGNKTSKKYDKTYTDGWVVKRDKNGNKLWDKSYGGNRQDQLTDAIAIPSGGALLFGYSISKSNTGNKTAPNQGSYDYWLIRIDNDGNIIWQKSYGGRKADFGTSIVESADGNYFLAGYSQSSIEGDKSEKPKGGYDYWIIKIDPYGKKIWDRTIGGNDHDYVSKIIGNATGGCTITGSSFSSASSDKSEPAINGYDDWVVRLDFKGNVLWENTIQSLNNFNYNSSIAELNGDIYLLSAGIGTIGYDKTVENARKWDLWMIQLDGSNGNSKMQKLYGGITEEFASDIIVSSDNNLLIKGYSSSGISGDKTESLRGGIDLWLLKIDQSGNIIWDKTVGGPSKETPTNFDKGITSDQYGNIVVSTRSFAFKNSGGDKSFQGYNQDDYWTIQLKENIVDNTPPFVKTKDITVELDVEGNASITAQDIDDGTSDPGGIAVLEIDISNFDCSNIGPNTVILTATDNSGNTASAPAIVTVVDNIPPTVITKNITLNLDATGNAYLEAIHLDNGTTDACGIALFQSKENFTCADIGENIINLAVTDVNGNTAKGQAIVTIINDNPVINSLSLPINPNPLETQMNASATFTDDNLSAAEFSWGDGSSSIGSILDNNITASHIYSTPGVYEVSLTITDACGLEATKMFQYVVIYDAYGGFVTGGGYIWSHPGYYTPDPLAEGKANFGFVAKYQKGATTPTGNTQFRFTAGNMNFHSAEYDWLVIAGQKAMYKGTGTINGAGSYKFMLSAIDGTTKADGDRFRMQIWDMSDNLIYDNQLGKDENADASTYLGGGSITIHDGKTKGGTSTAEVIAGDFITESIKFYPNPVKSTLNIQLTERFKEGNNPMKIEIFETNGRSVGFRKYSEVSSGKIQVQLESLNNGIYILTLKKGNYLEYLRFIKE, from the coding sequence ATGAAAAATTTAATGATGATAATTATAATTTTTCTCCCTCTTTTTGGAGTTGCACAACAACCAACCATCAACTGGGAGAAAGTAGATGGAGCCAGTAGAAATGAAATTCCCTACCAGGTAATTCAATTAGCCGATTCATCCTATTTAATAGTTGGCTGGGTTAATAATTTCATTTTAAATGGAGGGAATAAAACAAGTAAAAAATATGATAAAACATATACTGATGGATGGGTTGTTAAACGTGATAAAAACGGCAATAAACTATGGGATAAAAGCTATGGCGGCAACAGGCAAGATCAATTAACAGATGCAATAGCAATTCCATCAGGAGGTGCACTATTGTTTGGATACAGTATATCAAAAAGCAATACCGGAAATAAAACAGCTCCAAATCAAGGCTCATATGATTATTGGCTAATTCGAATTGACAATGATGGAAATATTATCTGGCAAAAATCTTATGGTGGAAGAAAAGCTGATTTCGGAACATCAATAGTGGAATCTGCAGATGGCAACTATTTTCTTGCCGGTTATTCCCAATCAAGCATAGAGGGTGATAAATCTGAAAAACCAAAAGGAGGTTATGATTACTGGATTATTAAAATAGACCCTTATGGGAAAAAAATATGGGATCGGACAATAGGCGGAAATGATCACGATTATGTCTCTAAAATCATTGGAAATGCAACCGGAGGGTGTACGATTACTGGTAGTTCATTCTCCTCAGCTAGTAGCGATAAAAGTGAACCTGCCATTAATGGTTACGATGACTGGGTAGTCCGTTTAGATTTTAAAGGAAATGTTTTATGGGAAAACACTATTCAATCACTTAATAATTTCAATTATAATTCCTCTATTGCAGAATTAAATGGAGATATATACTTGCTTAGCGCTGGAATTGGTACAATTGGTTATGATAAGACCGTCGAAAATGCTCGAAAATGGGATCTTTGGATGATCCAACTTGATGGCTCGAATGGTAATTCCAAAATGCAAAAACTCTATGGTGGGATAACTGAAGAATTTGCTTCAGATATTATAGTTTCATCGGACAACAACTTATTAATTAAAGGATATTCAAGTTCTGGTATATCCGGCGACAAAACAGAGTCCTTAAGAGGTGGTATTGATTTATGGTTACTAAAAATTGATCAATCTGGAAATATCATTTGGGATAAAACCGTTGGAGGACCAAGCAAAGAAACCCCTACAAATTTTGATAAAGGAATTACTTCAGACCAATATGGTAATATCGTAGTTTCAACAAGGTCATTTGCTTTTAAAAATAGTGGAGGAGATAAATCATTTCAGGGATATAACCAAGATGACTATTGGACTATACAACTTAAAGAAAATATAGTTGATAATACCCCTCCTTTTGTCAAGACCAAGGACATTACGGTCGAGCTTGATGTGGAAGGCAATGCTTCAATAACAGCTCAAGATATTGATGATGGCACATCAGACCCAGGAGGTATTGCTGTACTTGAAATTGATATTAGCAATTTCGATTGTAGTAATATTGGACCAAATACGGTAATTCTAACAGCAACTGACAACAGTGGAAACACTGCCTCAGCTCCTGCTATTGTGACCGTAGTTGATAATATTCCTCCCACTGTAATCACTAAAAACATCACCCTTAATCTTGATGCAACAGGAAATGCTTATTTGGAAGCTATTCATCTAGATAATGGTACAACAGATGCTTGTGGCATTGCTTTATTTCAAAGCAAGGAGAATTTCACCTGTGCTGATATTGGAGAGAATATTATTAATCTCGCAGTGACAGATGTTAATGGAAATACAGCTAAAGGTCAGGCTATTGTTACAATAATTAATGATAATCCGGTAATAAATAGTTTATCACTTCCAATTAATCCCAACCCATTAGAAACCCAAATGAATGCATCAGCTACCTTTACTGATGACAACTTATCAGCTGCTGAATTTTCATGGGGTGATGGATCGAGTTCAATTGGTAGTATATTAGATAATAACATAACTGCCAGTCATATTTATTCTACTCCAGGCGTTTATGAAGTTTCTCTTACAATTACAGACGCCTGTGGATTGGAAGCTACAAAAATGTTCCAGTATGTAGTTATTTATGATGCCTATGGAGGTTTTGTAACCGGAGGAGGTTATATCTGGTCACATCCGGGTTATTACACACCTGACCCACTTGCTGAAGGAAAAGCTAATTTTGGTTTTGTGGCCAAATACCAAAAAGGAGCAACTACTCCAACCGGTAATACTCAATTCAGATTCACTGCAGGAAACATGAATTTCCACAGTGCTGAATATGATTGGTTAGTAATTGCAGGTCAAAAAGCGATGTATAAAGGTACGGGTACCATTAACGGAGCCGGAAGCTACAAATTCATGCTTTCAGCAATTGATGGAACCACTAAAGCAGATGGTGATCGTTTCCGAATGCAGATTTGGGATATGTCAGATAACTTAATCTACGACAACCAACTTGGTAAAGATGAAAATGCTGATGCCTCAACCTATCTCGGTGGCGGATCAATTACTATTCACGATGGAAAAACAAAAGGAGGAACTTCAACTGCTGAGGTCATTGCGGGGGATTTCATTACTGAATCCATCAAATTCTATCCAAATCCGGTAAAATCAACTTTGAATATCCAACTAACTGAAAGATTCAAGGAAGGTAACAATCCAATGAAAATAGAAATATTTGAGACAAACGGTAGATCAGTTGGGTTCCGTAAGTATAGCGAAGTTTCTTCAGGGAAAATCCAAGTTCAGTTAGAAAGTTTAAACAATGGTATTTATATCTTAACCTTGAAAAAAGGAAATTATCTGGAATATTTGAGATTTATAAAAGAATAA
- a CDS encoding GIY-YIG nuclease family protein — translation MFTVYVLYSEQYDKLYIGYTSDLEDRILSHNQKATKGYTVRYRPWKVIHTEEFDDKGLALKREKQLKSSRGRNFIRKTYNLLR, via the coding sequence ATGTTCACCGTTTATGTATTGTATTCAGAGCAATATGATAAACTATACATTGGCTATACCAGTGATTTGGAAGATAGGATCCTTTCCCATAACCAGAAGGCCACCAAAGGTTATACTGTTAGATATCGACCCTGGAAAGTAATTCACACTGAAGAATTTGATGACAAAGGTTTAGCCTTAAAAAGAGAAAAACAGCTCAAATCAAGTAGAGGAAGAAATTTCATCCGAAAGACATATAATTTACTCAGGTAG
- the kduI gene encoding 5-dehydro-4-deoxy-D-glucuronate isomerase has product MATEYEVRYASGPEAVKKYDTEQIRKEFLVDSIMQPDKICLVYTHYDRYIAGSAVPVKKDLTLETIDPLKAEHFLDRREMGVINVGGSGTVSVDGEDFELGFKEALYIGKGAKDVKFSSADSNKPAKFYINSAPAHQSYPNKKVTKDDANKLELGSLESSNARTVNQMLVSGIVDTCQLQMGMTELKTGSIWNTVPSHVHDRRMEVYFYFDLPEDQAVSHFMGQTDETRHIWMHNEQAVISPPWSIHAGAGTSNYTFIWGMAGENLDYGDMDVCPINEMK; this is encoded by the coding sequence ATGGCTACAGAATATGAAGTACGATATGCTTCCGGTCCGGAGGCGGTAAAAAAATATGATACTGAACAGATCAGAAAGGAGTTTTTAGTAGACTCCATCATGCAGCCAGATAAGATTTGCCTGGTTTACACTCACTATGATAGATATATCGCAGGATCTGCTGTTCCGGTCAAAAAAGATTTAACATTAGAAACTATCGATCCACTTAAAGCTGAACATTTTCTCGACAGAAGAGAAATGGGCGTGATCAATGTCGGGGGTAGTGGAACTGTCTCTGTTGATGGTGAAGATTTCGAATTAGGTTTTAAAGAAGCACTATATATAGGTAAAGGGGCTAAAGATGTAAAATTCTCTAGCGCGGATTCTAATAAACCCGCTAAGTTTTATATCAACTCAGCTCCGGCTCACCAATCATATCCAAATAAAAAAGTAACTAAAGATGATGCGAACAAACTTGAACTTGGTTCGCTGGAATCGTCTAATGCCAGAACGGTAAATCAAATGCTGGTTTCAGGTATCGTTGATACGTGTCAGCTGCAAATGGGCATGACTGAGTTGAAGACAGGAAGTATCTGGAATACTGTCCCTTCTCACGTTCACGATCGTCGTATGGAGGTTTACTTCTATTTTGACCTTCCTGAAGATCAGGCAGTGAGTCATTTTATGGGACAGACTGATGAGACGCGTCATATCTGGATGCACAATGAGCAGGCTGTAATATCTCCACCCTGGTCAATTCACGCGGGTGCCGGAACCTCAAATTATACGTTCATCTGGGGAATGGCCGGTGAAAACCTTGATTATGGTGATATGGATGTTTGTCCAATAAATGAAATGAAATAA